From a single Canis lupus baileyi chromosome 14, mCanLup2.hap1, whole genome shotgun sequence genomic region:
- the LOC140604181 gene encoding uncharacterized protein isoform X1 produces the protein MLISHSLCLLSGVIVRMKPLCLIVGLLALATCFLPTESHSGPRRRYPSRPLPPPPPFGLGFVPPPPPPYGPGRIPPPPPPYGPGRIPPPPLPYGPGRIPPPPPPYGPGRIPPPPPPYGTGRIPPPPLPYGPGRIPPPPPPYGPGYSYLPFQPRPYLPGSPFIPHIPFIPVPQIQTTTGSITTTIDATTTQTDSTIPTTTASTAQKTTTASTAQKTTTASTAQKTTTASTAQKTTTASTAQKTTIASTAQKTTIASTAQKTTIASTAQKTSQQNFLDKIISFFG, from the exons atgCTGATCAGCCATTCATTGTGCTTACTTTCAGGGGTAATAGTAAGAATGAAACCACTATGCCTGATCGTGGGCCTTTTGGCTCTTGCAACATGTTTCTTG CCCACTGAGAGTCACAGTGGTCCCAGGAGACGATATCCTTCTAGGCCActgccgcctcctcctccttttgGTCTAGGATTTGttccaccccctcctccaccttATGGCCCTGGAAGAAttccaccccctcctccaccttATGGCCCTGGAAGAATTCCACCCCCTCCTTTACCTTATGGCCCTGGAAGAAttccaccccctcctccaccttATGGCCCTGGAAGAAttccaccccctcctccaccttATGGCACGGGAAGAATTCCACCCCCTCCTTTACCTTATGGCCCCGGAAGAattccacctcctcctccaccttatGGCCCAGGTTATTCATATCTACCTTTCCAACCAAGGCCTTATCTGCCTGGATCTCCATTCATCCCACATATTCCCTTTATTCCTGTACCCCAAATACAAACTACAACAGGCTCCATTACAACCACAATAGATGCCACTACCACCCAAACAGACTCCACCATCCCCACAACCACTGCTTCGACTGCCCAAAAGACAACCACTGCTTCGACTGCCCAGAAGACAACCACTGCTTCAACTGCCCAGAAGACAACCACTGCTTCAACTGCCCAGAAGACAACCACTGCTTCAACTGCCCAGAAGACAACCATCGCTTCGACTGCCCAGAAGACAACCATCGCTTCGACTGCCCAGAAGACAACCATCGCTTCAACTGCCCAAAAGACAAGTCAGCAGAACtttttagataaaattatttcattttttggatga
- the LOC140604181 gene encoding uncharacterized protein isoform X2 — translation MKPLCLIVGLLALATCFLPTESHSGPRRRYPSRPLPPPPPFGLGFVPPPPPPYGPGRIPPPPPPYGPGRIPPPPLPYGPGRIPPPPPPYGPGRIPPPPPPYGTGRIPPPPLPYGPGRIPPPPPPYGPGYSYLPFQPRPYLPGSPFIPHIPFIPVPQIQTTTGSITTTIDATTTQTDSTIPTTTASTAQKTTTASTAQKTTTASTAQKTTTASTAQKTTTASTAQKTTIASTAQKTTIASTAQKTTIASTAQKTSQQNFLDKIISFFG, via the exons ATGAAACCACTATGCCTGATCGTGGGCCTTTTGGCTCTTGCAACATGTTTCTTG CCCACTGAGAGTCACAGTGGTCCCAGGAGACGATATCCTTCTAGGCCActgccgcctcctcctccttttgGTCTAGGATTTGttccaccccctcctccaccttATGGCCCTGGAAGAAttccaccccctcctccaccttATGGCCCTGGAAGAATTCCACCCCCTCCTTTACCTTATGGCCCTGGAAGAAttccaccccctcctccaccttATGGCCCTGGAAGAAttccaccccctcctccaccttATGGCACGGGAAGAATTCCACCCCCTCCTTTACCTTATGGCCCCGGAAGAattccacctcctcctccaccttatGGCCCAGGTTATTCATATCTACCTTTCCAACCAAGGCCTTATCTGCCTGGATCTCCATTCATCCCACATATTCCCTTTATTCCTGTACCCCAAATACAAACTACAACAGGCTCCATTACAACCACAATAGATGCCACTACCACCCAAACAGACTCCACCATCCCCACAACCACTGCTTCGACTGCCCAAAAGACAACCACTGCTTCGACTGCCCAGAAGACAACCACTGCTTCAACTGCCCAGAAGACAACCACTGCTTCAACTGCCCAGAAGACAACCACTGCTTCAACTGCCCAGAAGACAACCATCGCTTCGACTGCCCAGAAGACAACCATCGCTTCGACTGCCCAGAAGACAACCATCGCTTCAACTGCCCAAAAGACAAGTCAGCAGAACtttttagataaaattatttcattttttggatga